In Calditerrivibrio sp., the following are encoded in one genomic region:
- a CDS encoding NAD-dependent deacetylase encodes MEEIIKRAAEEIKNCNILIITAGAGIGVDSGLPDFRGDKGFWNAYPLYEKLGMSFVDCANPVHFRSDPSFGWGFYGHRLNMYRETKPHKGFFIMLDWCKSIAEDYFVVTSNVDGQFQKAGFDENKIYEIHGSIHHLQCIVPCCDEIWSNDEIIEVDFQTMRSKQIPKCRFCGDVARPNILMFGDFSWIPDRTNNQRKKYEDFLRRNGDKRIVAIEIGAGTAIPSIRYAGERLVNRYDAFLIRINVREPYVGDLGDKAVGIPMSGLKALEMIKSYL; translated from the coding sequence ATGGAAGAGATTATCAAAAGAGCAGCAGAAGAGATAAAGAATTGTAATATTCTTATCATCACAGCTGGTGCTGGTATCGGGGTGGATTCGGGATTGCCAGATTTTAGAGGGGATAAAGGTTTCTGGAATGCTTATCCATTGTACGAAAAGCTGGGTATGAGTTTTGTTGATTGTGCAAATCCTGTTCACTTTAGGAGTGATCCGTCATTTGGTTGGGGTTTTTATGGACATAGACTCAATATGTATAGAGAAACAAAGCCCCATAAAGGTTTTTTCATCATGCTTGATTGGTGTAAAAGTATAGCTGAAGATTATTTTGTGGTTACATCCAATGTCGATGGTCAATTCCAAAAGGCAGGATTTGATGAGAATAAGATATATGAGATACACGGTTCTATACATCATCTACAGTGTATAGTGCCCTGTTGTGATGAGATATGGTCCAATGACGAGATTATTGAGGTGGATTTTCAGACGATGAGGTCTAAACAGATCCCTAAATGTAGGTTTTGTGGTGATGTGGCAAGACCCAATATATTGATGTTTGGTGATTTTAGTTGGATTCCCGATAGGACTAACAATCAACGAAAAAAGTATGAAGATTTTTTGAGAAGAAATGGTGATAAAAGGATAGTGGCCATAGAGATAGGTGCTGGGACTGCAATACCTTCCATTAGATATGCAGGTGAGAGACTTGTAAACAGGTACGATGCTTTTCTCATTAGGATAAATGTAAGGGAGCCTTATGTGGGGGATTTGGGTGATAAAGCAGTGGGAATACCTATGTCGGGGTTAAAAGCGCTGGAAATGATTAAGTCATATTTATAA
- a CDS encoding methyl-accepting chemotaxis protein, with protein sequence MNKGSLKKKIITSFAFLTILIVFVQIFSIYELYIAKKDIGELIQDHYFKVDRSGKILDKVNAIGINLRDAVLGYSLGESKEHIKEIEQLRNEITQIIKEIEPKLVTDKEKQLLKNIITAREAYISVQKSIIDKVNSGQIEVAMVEMATLVPAAYNPYVKAIKEFTTYEEKDMEEHSKHTQKSIKMLSNVIIYSSILYLLIISFIGFTTLKAVFRPLGGEPEFVKDVLKKVSDGDLTVKIENPAPNSVVEYTSNMIKELSNVLNNIKSSADTISAASEELHSTSVENKNAISEQNDRANQIATAAEEMTQTVSGIAMNATEMSQNADHAAQMAVKGKDIVNKTTKEVQSIANTVLETSKVVSSLGEKSQQIGEIANVIRDIADQTNLLALNAAIEAARAGEHGRGFAVVADEVRKLAERTQSATAEIEQMIKGIQKEVHIAVEKMDAGVHKVDEGVELSKEAITALEEIVEEVANLQNKIMQVASSVEQMSKVSDQVTVDINTLANSLSNSNLSADEVMNAADNLGKLANELLTLVKKFKV encoded by the coding sequence ATGAATAAAGGGAGTTTAAAAAAGAAAATTATTACATCTTTTGCCTTTCTCACAATCCTAATAGTGTTTGTACAGATATTTTCCATCTATGAGCTCTATATTGCTAAAAAAGATATAGGAGAACTCATTCAAGATCATTACTTCAAAGTTGATAGATCTGGAAAGATATTGGATAAAGTTAATGCAATAGGAATAAACCTAAGGGATGCAGTACTGGGATACAGTTTAGGAGAATCAAAAGAGCATATCAAAGAAATAGAGCAACTTAGAAACGAAATCACCCAGATCATTAAAGAGATAGAACCAAAACTTGTGACAGACAAAGAAAAACAGCTTTTAAAAAATATCATAACCGCAAGAGAAGCCTATATATCTGTCCAAAAAAGCATCATTGATAAAGTAAATTCAGGACAAATAGAGGTTGCAATGGTGGAGATGGCCACGTTAGTACCTGCAGCATATAACCCTTATGTAAAAGCAATAAAAGAATTTACCACTTATGAAGAAAAAGACATGGAAGAACACAGCAAACATACTCAAAAATCTATAAAAATGCTATCTAATGTGATCATATACTCTTCTATACTCTATCTTTTGATTATTTCATTCATAGGCTTTACCACCCTAAAAGCTGTATTTAGACCTTTAGGAGGAGAACCAGAGTTTGTAAAGGATGTGCTTAAAAAGGTATCCGATGGTGATCTCACTGTAAAAATAGAAAACCCAGCCCCAAACAGTGTAGTGGAATACACATCTAACATGATCAAAGAGTTATCCAACGTATTAAACAATATCAAATCTTCTGCTGACACTATTTCTGCTGCCTCAGAAGAACTCCACTCCACATCAGTGGAAAACAAAAACGCCATATCAGAACAAAACGATAGAGCAAACCAGATTGCCACAGCTGCAGAAGAGATGACTCAAACAGTCTCAGGAATTGCAATGAATGCCACCGAAATGTCCCAAAACGCAGACCATGCAGCCCAGATGGCAGTCAAAGGTAAAGATATAGTAAACAAAACCACCAAAGAGGTTCAATCGATAGCCAACACCGTACTCGAGACATCAAAAGTAGTCTCCTCTTTAGGGGAGAAATCCCAGCAGATAGGTGAGATAGCAAATGTTATAAGGGATATCGCTGATCAAACAAACCTCCTTGCCCTAAATGCTGCTATCGAAGCTGCAAGAGCAGGAGAGCATGGAAGAGGCTTTGCTGTAGTTGCTGATGAAGTCAGAAAATTAGCCGAGAGAACCCAATCAGCCACAGCAGAGATCGAACAGATGATAAAAGGTATCCAAAAAGAGGTACATATAGCAGTGGAAAAGATGGATGCTGGAGTTCATAAGGTAGATGAAGGTGTAGAACTTTCAAAAGAAGCAATTACAGCTTTGGAAGAAATAGTAGAAGAAGTAGCAAATCTACAAAACAAGATCATGCAGGTAGCATCCTCTGTAGAGCAGATGTCGAAAGTTTCAGATCAGGTAACAGTTGATATAAATACCCTTGCAAACAGCCTGAGCAATTCAAACCTAAGTGCTGATGAAGTGATGAACGCTGCAGACAACCTCGGCAAGTTGGCAAACGAACTGCTTACTTTAGTGAAAAAATTTAAGGTATAA
- a CDS encoding endonuclease III domain-containing protein, translating into MEINQEYLIKIYSLLYKRYGDMKWWPAETPFEVAVGAVLTQNTTWKNVEKAISNLKCEDCLNPVCLVGLENDKLKELIKPAGFFNQKSERLKRLAEFVLEVCYGDIRYLLGLTLQEAREQLLNIKGVGFETADSILLYAVGHPIFVIDKYTMRMFKRIGVVLTEKYELFQRMFMENLPKDTELFKNYHAVIVENVKRFCKVKPDCTYCPLETICEKNII; encoded by the coding sequence ATGGAAATAAATCAAGAATATTTAATAAAAATTTACAGTTTGTTATATAAAAGATATGGTGATATGAAATGGTGGCCTGCTGAGACACCCTTTGAAGTGGCGGTTGGGGCTGTTCTTACTCAAAATACTACTTGGAAAAATGTTGAAAAGGCTATTTCGAACCTAAAATGTGAAGATTGTCTAAATCCAGTATGTTTGGTGGGCTTAGAAAATGATAAGTTAAAAGAGTTAATAAAACCTGCTGGGTTTTTCAATCAGAAATCGGAGAGGCTAAAGAGGTTGGCAGAGTTTGTTTTAGAAGTTTGCTATGGGGATATTAGATATTTATTAGGTTTAACTTTACAGGAGGCAAGGGAACAGCTTTTAAATATAAAAGGGGTCGGTTTTGAGACGGCTGATTCCATATTGCTTTATGCGGTAGGGCACCCCATTTTTGTCATCGATAAATACACGATGAGGATGTTTAAAAGAATAGGAGTGGTATTGACAGAAAAGTATGAATTGTTTCAACGTATGTTTATGGAAAATCTTCCTAAGGATACAGAGCTTTTTAAAAACTATCATGCTGTTATTGTTGAGAATGTAAAGAGATTTTGCAAGGTAAAGCCAGATTGTACCTATTGTCCTCTTGAAACTATTTGTGAAAAAAATATAATATAG
- a CDS encoding ATP-binding protein — translation MDRFNKNYVRKIVIIYAVCSTFWIFFSDHLVYLLFPNGFVYMSIYKGILFVLVTSLLLYILLLRFLKEIKLQHIKKDRALDELQKLKNDLENRVEERTYELKRSNETLEAFAYSISHDLKAPLRAVTGFAKILEEDYGDKLDEEGKRVLTVIKDNVAKMDTLINDILTLSRVQRAKVEFIEIDVNHLVRDILEQLANIYVFSKYHIQVNPLTNCYGDAILLKQVFYNLIENALKYSSKVDSPKIEIGSYVEGDWVVYYVRDNGVGFDSQYKHKLFTLFQRLHQSSQFSGTGVGLAIVKNILQRHGGDVWAEGEKDKGATFYFKLKKR, via the coding sequence ATGGATAGGTTTAATAAAAATTATGTTAGAAAGATTGTTATTATTTATGCTGTTTGCTCTACCTTCTGGATCTTTTTCAGTGATCATTTGGTTTATCTTCTATTCCCCAATGGCTTCGTCTATATGTCGATATACAAGGGCATTTTGTTTGTTTTGGTTACGTCTTTATTATTGTATATTCTTTTGTTAAGGTTTTTAAAGGAGATTAAACTACAGCATATAAAAAAAGATCGTGCCCTTGATGAGTTGCAAAAACTTAAAAATGACCTCGAAAATAGGGTAGAAGAAAGAACTTATGAGCTTAAGAGATCCAATGAAACTTTGGAGGCTTTTGCTTATTCAATAAGTCATGACTTGAAGGCACCACTGAGAGCTGTAACAGGTTTTGCCAAGATTCTTGAAGAGGATTATGGAGATAAACTGGATGAGGAGGGCAAGAGAGTACTGACAGTGATAAAGGATAATGTGGCAAAAATGGACACCCTTATAAATGACATTCTCACTCTATCAAGGGTTCAGAGGGCTAAGGTGGAATTTATCGAGATAGATGTAAACCATCTGGTAAGGGATATTTTAGAACAATTGGCAAATATTTATGTTTTTAGTAAGTATCATATTCAGGTGAATCCTTTAACAAATTGTTATGGGGACGCCATATTGTTGAAACAAGTATTTTATAATCTCATAGAAAATGCCCTGAAATACTCCAGTAAGGTGGATTCACCTAAAATTGAAATAGGTTCTTATGTTGAAGGGGATTGGGTAGTTTATTACGTTAGAGACAACGGTGTAGGTTTTGACAGTCAATACAAACACAAGCTATTTACACTTTTCCAAAGACTCCATCAATCTTCTCAATTTTCCGGGACAGGTGTGGGTCTTGCTATAGTGAAGAACATTTTACAGAGGCATGGTGGAGATGTTTGGGCTGAAGGGGAAAAGGATAAAGGTGCTACTTTTTATTTTAAATTAAAAAAGAGGTGA
- a CDS encoding response regulator, whose amino-acid sequence MTDNAVEILLAEDNEYDAELTIRALKKANVANNIKWVKDGEEALNYIFGNENDVKTSMKLILLDIKMPKVDGLEVLKRIKSDNRTKFMPVVVLTSSDDEVDLVKAYEYGTNSYIVKPVDFEKFLDAVQKIGFYWVLFNKVI is encoded by the coding sequence ATGACAGATAATGCTGTGGAGATATTATTGGCAGAGGACAACGAATATGATGCAGAGCTTACTATAAGAGCACTCAAAAAAGCGAATGTGGCAAATAATATAAAATGGGTAAAGGATGGTGAAGAGGCTTTAAATTATATCTTTGGCAACGAAAATGATGTAAAAACGTCTATGAAACTCATCCTTTTGGATATCAAGATGCCAAAGGTGGATGGGCTTGAGGTGTTAAAAAGGATAAAGTCTGATAATAGAACCAAGTTTATGCCAGTGGTGGTTTTAACCTCTTCTGATGATGAAGTCGATCTTGTTAAGGCTTATGAATATGGTACAAACAGTTATATAGTTAAGCCTGTGGACTTTGAGAAATTTCTCGATGCTGTGCAAAAAATCGGCTTTTATTGGGTATTGTTTAATAAAGTGATATAG
- a CDS encoding response regulator codes for MGSVLKFLIVEDNEADIELMSRELKKIFDHYEYKVCCDKNSFVELFKKFEPDLVITDYQISSEINGKDIIMLSKNLNPFVPVIIVSGSIGEELAVECLRLGAGDYVLKDRIKRLPFSVKDLIEKEKIRKENFELMENLKASNERYMTMFDNSRLPMLLIDPDDSLKILDVNKAAVNFYGYSKDEFKVLTIYDLVILPKEEVIDLAKIAKNDSQSFFDFQHRLKNGEMKYVNVYSGPIKFDDRVNLLSIVVDVTEKKRLEEKAKQLEERIHLMNRIESMGRLAGTIAHDFNNILTPIIAYSDVGCSITSEESELHNYFKQIKYAAEKGASLTRQILALGRKQVMMFKKIEIKKFIDENANLFRRLIREDIDFVLDVRDSQSIVNIDVGQITQVLVNLLVNAVDALKNAKEKKIVIEVDRFVVTEDIIDNYVDLSIGDYVRISVSDTGCGIPKEHMKNIFEPFFTTKLESGGSGLGLSICLGIIKQHKGDIKVYSEEGVGTTFKIFLPIVKTKVEDELSDNIGTNNTLRLNCNVLLVEDDLLVLEAVSKGLEKMGCRVLAVSDPAEAIDKVLNEGVNCDILVTDIIMPKYDGKQLYKLLSSIIKGLKVIFISGYSHAMLEDILDIEKGITFIQKPFDAKMLALKIKEVLG; via the coding sequence ATGGGTAGTGTTCTTAAATTTCTTATTGTTGAGGACAATGAGGCAGATATAGAGTTGATGTCAAGGGAGTTGAAGAAAATTTTTGATCATTATGAATATAAAGTTTGTTGTGATAAAAATAGTTTTGTAGAGCTTTTTAAAAAGTTTGAGCCTGATCTCGTGATTACTGACTACCAGATAAGCTCAGAAATAAATGGTAAAGATATAATTATGTTATCAAAAAATTTAAACCCCTTTGTTCCAGTAATCATAGTTTCTGGTAGTATTGGGGAAGAGCTTGCTGTGGAATGTCTTCGTTTGGGTGCAGGGGACTATGTATTAAAGGATAGAATAAAACGCTTACCTTTCTCTGTTAAGGATCTTATTGAAAAAGAGAAGATAAGGAAGGAGAATTTTGAACTAATGGAAAATCTCAAAGCAAGTAACGAAAGATATATGACTATGTTCGATAATTCAAGACTACCTATGCTCTTGATAGATCCTGATGATAGTCTAAAAATTTTAGATGTTAACAAGGCTGCTGTTAATTTTTATGGTTATTCCAAAGATGAGTTCAAGGTGTTAACGATATACGATTTAGTTATTCTACCTAAGGAGGAAGTTATAGATTTAGCTAAAATAGCTAAGAATGATTCCCAAAGCTTTTTTGATTTTCAGCATAGACTGAAAAATGGTGAGATGAAGTATGTAAATGTCTATTCTGGTCCTATAAAATTTGATGATAGAGTCAACTTACTATCTATAGTAGTAGATGTAACAGAAAAAAAGAGACTTGAGGAAAAAGCAAAACAGTTGGAAGAAAGGATACATTTGATGAATAGGATAGAGTCTATGGGTAGGCTTGCTGGTACCATTGCCCATGATTTTAATAATATCCTTACTCCTATTATTGCTTATTCTGATGTAGGTTGTAGTATTACTTCTGAAGAGTCTGAATTACATAATTATTTTAAACAGATAAAATATGCAGCGGAAAAGGGTGCTTCATTGACAAGGCAGATCTTAGCTCTGGGTAGAAAGCAGGTTATGATGTTTAAAAAGATAGAGATTAAAAAGTTTATAGATGAAAATGCAAATCTCTTCAGAAGACTTATAAGGGAAGATATCGATTTTGTACTGGATGTAAGGGATTCGCAGAGTATAGTAAATATAGATGTGGGGCAGATAACCCAGGTGTTGGTGAATCTTTTGGTCAATGCTGTGGATGCACTGAAAAATGCCAAGGAGAAAAAGATAGTCATAGAGGTTGATAGATTTGTGGTTACCGAAGATATAATTGATAATTATGTAGATCTTTCAATTGGGGATTATGTGAGGATTTCTGTATCTGATACAGGTTGTGGAATACCTAAAGAGCACATGAAAAATATTTTTGAGCCCTTTTTTACTACCAAGCTCGAATCTGGAGGATCTGGGCTCGGGCTATCTATATGTTTGGGTATAATAAAGCAACATAAAGGGGATATAAAAGTTTATAGTGAAGAGGGTGTGGGAACTACATTTAAAATATTTTTGCCTATTGTTAAGACAAAAGTTGAAGATGAGTTGAGTGACAATATAGGTACCAATAATACACTGAGGTTGAATTGTAATGTGTTGTTGGTGGAAGATGATCTTCTGGTTTTAGAGGCTGTTTCAAAGGGTCTTGAGAAGATGGGCTGTAGGGTTTTGGCTGTTAGTGATCCAGCAGAAGCTATAGACAAAGTGTTAAACGAGGGGGTAAACTGCGATATATTAGTGACTGATATAATTATGCCTAAGTACGATGGTAAGCAGCTTTATAAGCTATTGAGTTCAATCATTAAAGGGTTAAAGGTGATCTTTATATCTGGTTATTCCCACGCGATGCTGGAGGATATTTTAGATATAGAAAAAGGTATTACTTTTATCCAAAAGCCATTTGATGCTAAGATGTTGGCTTTAAAAATAAAGGAGGTTTTGGGTTGA
- a CDS encoding DUF269 domain-containing protein encodes MKNNYLNDLANKIRSFDNFGTLARLSDEDLLIKYYQKKNRSLERLFEPLDDSIIFSVKVLHETIAQIIEKAVNAEMNCIFDISKEGFGKLAIYNERRIIILRYLRSLQLFGFENIMDLSKYMSDTVEEGIEMYLKQN; translated from the coding sequence ATGAAGAACAACTATCTAAATGATCTTGCTAATAAAATCAGATCCTTTGATAACTTCGGAACGTTAGCCAGATTAAGCGATGAAGATCTGCTCATAAAGTATTACCAAAAGAAAAATAGATCTCTTGAAAGATTATTCGAACCATTAGACGATAGCATAATCTTTTCGGTAAAAGTTCTACACGAAACAATAGCACAAATTATAGAAAAAGCAGTTAATGCAGAGATGAACTGCATCTTTGATATAAGTAAAGAAGGTTTTGGGAAACTGGCTATTTATAATGAAAGACGTATAATAATTTTAAGATATCTAAGATCCCTCCAACTATTCGGTTTTGAAAATATAATGGATCTATCAAAATATATGAGTGATACCGTAGAAGAAGGAATAGAAATGTATCTAAAACAAAACTAA
- the nifX gene encoding nitrogen fixation protein NifX has product MKVAFCSNDGITINEHFGHAEKIYIYDIREDTYSFLETRNTVRANPNVDHLDAIDEKIKKISDCKIVYFTQIGGPAAAKVIKNKIFPVKVNEGSKIEDIIDAMRNNLKNPPIWLKKILHEEQLSK; this is encoded by the coding sequence ATGAAAGTTGCATTTTGTAGTAATGATGGTATAACAATCAACGAACATTTTGGCCATGCTGAAAAGATCTATATCTATGATATCCGCGAAGATACTTACAGCTTTCTGGAGACAAGAAACACTGTCAGAGCTAATCCAAATGTGGATCACCTTGATGCCATTGATGAAAAAATAAAAAAGATATCCGATTGCAAAATTGTCTATTTCACCCAAATAGGTGGACCAGCAGCAGCAAAAGTAATCAAAAACAAAATTTTCCCCGTAAAAGTCAATGAAGGCTCTAAAATCGAGGATATCATAGATGCAATGAGAAACAATCTAAAAAATCCTCCAATATGGTTAAAAAAGATACTCCATGAAGAACAACTATCTAAATGA
- the nifN gene encoding nitrogenase iron-molybdenum cofactor biosynthesis protein NifN: MNISINPLKKSQLLGATLAVLGFDGFLPFHHGAQGCTAFIKNILTQHFKEIIPVQTTAVYNISAIMGSYSELVDGLKNVVESSKPKGICILTTSLTQLRGDDINISITEFRKKYPEYNDIDIFIIPTNDFNDDAEKGFAFAISEIFETITFNNQEENTLIIIGNFSLTPQDIDEIKYIVESFGIKPYFVPDLSETLGSINDSYYKLPTGGTKYSRVMNKPLAAIGIGSSTTPILNKLKNHGIQTKVFPSLLGLTHMDDFLDFLYISSGKKPSKHLVNQRKRLIDTMMDAHFYLGQVKIAIAIEPDMLYALYYFLNKELGISTSKCITTYKREDLNNLLGDNYDHGDLYAFEKYALDADIIISNSHAELISEKYNNHLYKIGFPVKDEIAYHLKKFVGYEGSMHLLRDIANISLKILDEKSYHYKNYKGVKYESCIL; encoded by the coding sequence ATGAACATCTCAATAAACCCATTAAAAAAGAGTCAACTTTTAGGAGCAACATTAGCAGTATTAGGTTTTGATGGTTTTTTACCGTTTCATCATGGAGCACAGGGTTGCACTGCTTTTATAAAAAACATTTTAACTCAGCATTTCAAAGAGATCATACCAGTACAGACAACAGCTGTATACAATATATCCGCAATAATGGGTTCTTATTCGGAATTGGTAGATGGGTTAAAGAATGTTGTAGAGTCATCTAAACCAAAAGGTATTTGTATACTGACCACATCCCTAACCCAATTAAGAGGTGATGATATAAACATATCCATAACTGAATTTAGAAAAAAATACCCCGAATATAACGATATTGATATCTTTATTATCCCCACCAATGATTTCAACGACGATGCCGAAAAGGGATTTGCCTTTGCAATATCAGAAATATTTGAAACAATAACCTTCAATAACCAGGAAGAAAACACCCTCATCATTATAGGTAACTTCTCCCTCACCCCCCAAGATATCGATGAAATAAAATATATCGTTGAATCCTTTGGTATTAAACCATATTTTGTGCCAGATCTCTCTGAAACATTAGGCTCTATAAACGACTCCTACTATAAACTCCCCACAGGTGGAACAAAATATTCAAGAGTTATGAACAAGCCGTTGGCTGCCATTGGGATAGGATCCTCCACCACTCCTATACTAAACAAACTAAAGAATCATGGTATACAAACAAAGGTATTCCCCTCCCTATTAGGTCTAACGCATATGGATGACTTCTTAGACTTTTTATACATCTCATCAGGTAAAAAACCATCCAAACATCTCGTAAATCAGAGAAAAAGACTTATAGATACAATGATGGATGCCCATTTCTATTTAGGACAAGTAAAGATAGCCATCGCCATAGAACCAGATATGTTATACGCCTTATACTACTTTTTAAATAAAGAACTGGGTATAAGCACTTCAAAATGTATCACCACTTACAAACGGGAAGACTTGAATAACCTATTGGGTGATAACTACGATCATGGGGATCTATATGCATTTGAAAAATATGCACTGGATGCAGATATTATTATCTCAAATTCACATGCAGAGCTGATATCAGAAAAATACAACAATCATCTTTACAAAATAGGCTTCCCTGTGAAGGACGAAATAGCGTACCATTTAAAGAAATTTGTAGGTTATGAAGGTTCAATGCACCTTCTAAGGGATATTGCAAATATATCCCTAAAGATCTTAGATGAAAAAAGCTATCACTATAAAAACTATAAAGGAGTTAAATATGAAAGTTGCATTTTGTAG
- the nifE gene encoding nitrogenase iron-molybdenum cofactor biosynthesis protein NifE, whose product MGAIQVESNKNCHLNKEKDSKPKCTKPTPGAAVGGCAFDGAMITLVQISDAAHIIHSTSTCITCSWNNRGTRSSVRALYRYGITTNISEIEIILGTEEKLKNTIIKSYEKLSPKAIFVYNTCVTDMYGEDLQRICQEMSNFLNIPVIPVESPGYIGNKNYGNKAAGETLFKYVIGTKEPIKTTPFDISIIADYNIAGELWRVLPYFEELGINVLSKITGDATYDEVAYAHRAKCSVVICSRALMDLAEKLYKKYNIPYMEGSFYGIRETSNTLRSIGKMLNDNNLIERIERFIEIKEKEIRSKLSKYISLFQDKKVFIYSGGVKSWSMVLQLEELGFEVIGSGIRKSSKQDIEKLKKHFEGKQKILLEKGEGGKIIELLKKNDADLFIAGSRNMFVSMKARYPYVDVNQERLRAYAGYEGMIDLAEDIYNTMFSPIWNTIKHKPLFMEDI is encoded by the coding sequence ATGGGCGCAATACAAGTAGAATCAAATAAAAACTGCCATCTAAACAAAGAGAAAGACTCAAAACCCAAATGTACAAAACCGACCCCAGGCGCCGCAGTAGGAGGCTGTGCCTTTGATGGAGCCATGATTACCTTAGTCCAAATAAGCGATGCAGCCCATATTATACACTCCACATCCACATGTATCACCTGTAGCTGGAACAACAGAGGGACAAGATCATCCGTTAGAGCCTTATACCGATATGGCATCACCACTAATATAAGCGAAATTGAAATAATCTTAGGTACAGAAGAAAAACTGAAAAACACAATAATTAAAAGCTATGAAAAACTATCTCCCAAAGCGATCTTTGTATATAATACCTGTGTTACCGATATGTACGGTGAAGATCTGCAAAGGATTTGTCAGGAGATGTCAAACTTTCTAAATATTCCAGTTATACCAGTGGAAAGCCCTGGATATATCGGCAACAAAAACTATGGTAACAAAGCAGCAGGAGAAACACTTTTTAAATATGTAATAGGAACTAAAGAACCTATCAAAACGACACCCTTTGATATCTCCATCATAGCAGACTATAATATAGCTGGTGAACTCTGGAGGGTATTACCATACTTTGAAGAACTTGGCATAAATGTCCTCAGCAAGATAACAGGTGATGCCACTTACGATGAGGTGGCATACGCCCATAGAGCAAAATGTTCTGTAGTTATCTGTAGTAGAGCGCTCATGGATTTAGCAGAAAAGCTATACAAAAAATACAATATCCCATACATGGAAGGGTCTTTTTATGGCATAAGGGAAACCTCAAACACTCTAAGATCCATAGGGAAGATGTTAAATGATAATAACCTCATAGAAAGAATTGAAAGATTTATAGAAATAAAGGAAAAGGAAATAAGATCAAAACTTTCTAAATATATAAGTCTATTTCAGGATAAAAAAGTATTTATCTATTCTGGAGGAGTAAAAAGTTGGTCAATGGTATTACAGCTTGAAGAACTGGGTTTTGAGGTAATAGGTAGCGGTATCAGAAAATCCTCTAAACAGGATATAGAAAAACTAAAAAAACATTTTGAAGGAAAGCAAAAGATTCTACTAGAAAAAGGTGAAGGTGGGAAAATAATTGAGCTTCTTAAGAAAAATGATGCAGACCTTTTTATAGCTGGAAGCAGAAATATGTTTGTCTCAATGAAAGCCCGTTACCCATACGTTGATGTAAACCAGGAAAGATTGAGAGCTTACGCAGGTTACGAAGGGATGATAGACTTAGCAGAAGACATTTACAACACTATGTTTTCTCCTATCTGGAATACAATCAAACACAAACCTCTTTTTATGGAGGATATATGA
- the fdxB gene encoding ferredoxin III, nif-specific: protein MSYRTYLTKSGGTYIPQYVISLDKQKCIGCGRCFKACPQNVFELVEDEDEGRSYMTLGNDGNCIGCMACNKACPKGCLTFARIET, encoded by the coding sequence ATGAGCTATAGAACGTATTTGACAAAAAGCGGTGGTACTTACATACCCCAATATGTTATCAGTCTTGACAAACAAAAGTGTATTGGTTGTGGGAGATGTTTTAAGGCCTGCCCTCAGAATGTCTTTGAATTGGTGGAAGATGAAGATGAAGGTAGATCTTATATGACCTTGGGAAATGATGGGAACTGTATAGGCTGTATGGCTTGTAATAAAGCCTGTCCAAAAGGTTGTTTAACCTTTGCCCGGATAGAAACTTAG